The proteins below come from a single Stomoxys calcitrans chromosome 1, idStoCalc2.1, whole genome shotgun sequence genomic window:
- the LOC106094963 gene encoding cuticle protein 38-like, translating into MFKFIAVCFFAALAVVAAKPGVVAPLAYSAAPLAYSAPLAYSAPLAYTAPAAAVVGSASYVTPYASSYNAHHIAHSAPLPAAYAAAPVVHAAAPVATPFAAPLLLKK; encoded by the exons atgttcaaattc ATCGCTGTTTGCTTTTTTGCCGCCttggctgttgttgctgctaaaCCCGGAGTTGTAGCTCCTTTGGCTTACAGCGCTGCTCCTTTGGCCTACTCTGCACCTTTGGCTTATTCAGCTCCTCTGGCTTATACCGCACCTGCCGCCGCTGTTGTTGGAAGCGCATCCTATGTTACTCCCTATGCCTCCAGTTACAATGCCCATCACATTGCCCACTCTGCGCCACTTCCTGCCGCCTATGCTGCTGCTCCAGTTGTACATGCTGCTGCCCCCGTAGCAACACCCTTCGCCGCCCCTCTCTTGTTGAAAAAGTAA
- the LOC131997384 gene encoding cuticle protein 16.5-like gives MFKFITVCFFAVLAVAAAKPGVVAPLAYSGAAPLAYSAPLAYSAPLAYTAPAAAVVGHASYVAPYATSYNAHHIAHSAAFPAAYAAAPVVAAAAPLATPFAAPLLLKK, from the exons atgttcaaattc ATCACTGTTTGCTTTTTCGCTGTCTTGGCTGTTGCGGCTGCCAAACCTGGTGTAGTTGCTCCTTTGGCTTATAGTGGCGCCGCTCCTTTGGCCTACTCAGCACCATTGGCCTACTCAGCACCTTTGGCTTATACCGCTcccgctgctgctgttgttggacATGCCTCCTATGTTGCTCCCTATGCCACCAGCTATAATGCCCATCACATTGCCCACTCTGCTGCCTTTCCTGCTGCTTATGCTGCTGCTCCAGTTGTAGCTGCTGCCGCTCCACTTGCTACTCCATTCGCTGCTCCACTCTTGCTGAAGAAGTAA
- the LOC131997386 gene encoding cuticle protein 38-like — protein sequence MFKFIAVCFFAVLAVVAAKPGVVAPLAYSAAPLAYSAPLAYSAPLAYTAPAAAVVGSASYVTPYASSYNAHHIAHSAAFPAAYAAAPVVHAAAPVATPFAAPLLLKK from the exons atgttcaaattc ATTGCTGTTTGCTTTTTCGCCGTCttggctgttgttgctgctaaaCCCGGAGTTGTAGCTCCTTTGGCTTACAGCGCTGCTCCTTTGGCCTACTCTGCACCTTTGGCTTATTCAGCTCCTCTGGCTTATACCGCACCTGCCGCCGCTGTTGTTGGAAGCGCATCCTATGTTACTCCCTATGCCTCCAGTTACAATGCCCATCACATTGCCCACTCTGCCGCATTCCCTGCCGCCTATGCTGCTGCTCCAGTTGTACATGCTGCTGCCCCCGTAGCAACACCCTTTGCCGCCCCTCTCTTGTTGAAAAAGTAA